The genomic segment tagACAACAACATAGCAAGAGACAAAACAAAATATTCTTCAtgacatatttttttattttaaaattacaaaaacATTACTgtattaaaatcataaatttcacaaaaatctCTTTCTTTATTAGCTTATGTTCAATCAAATTAAATTAGTGATTTTTGGCTAAATAAAATTGTAGCGAGACAGGAGAACGCGTTCAAAATAATTGGAGGCCAACCAAGCTGTTTCTTCCTTACCCCTTCACAAATCTGTCGGCGCCACCATATTGCCACTGTTATTCccaattctaaaaatatatatatatcctccgATCTTCGTCTTCTCCTCTCGTCATAGTTTTCCAGAAAAAGTACCCTCAGGAATTTGATATCAACCATGTTGTTGTCACCAGGCCACTCCCCACGCCACCTCTCAACCCCATCTCCTTCACCATCCCAAAACCCTAATAATTCCTCAACACTACAACCACTACCAACAACCAATAATAAACGCAATTCCAACAAAGTACTAGATGAAGACACATACGTAGCCGCAATTGAGAAAATAATCGAACGTGATTTCTTCCCTGACATACCCAAACTTCGTGATCGTCTTGATTGGCTCGAAGCGGTTCGAACCCGTGACCCGGTCCAAATCCGTGATGCTCAGTTAAAAATCATCGAACGAAGGGGAAATAGAGCTATTGGATCAAACACTGAAGGTAAATTACAAACCCCAAGTTCAAGTTCCACTTTTTTTCGAAATTCCAGTACTACCCCTTTTGATAATGATCTTTATAAAACACCCATTACCCCTAATGGTAACTGTTTTACTACTGCTGGTAATAATGTTGTGGGTGAGGCGGATAAAGTGGATGTGTCGTTGACGTTGGATGAGTTTTTTAGGAGGTATACGAGTGAGGataacgaaagtttttcgaaaattATTGAGAAAGTGAATAGGAAAAGGAAGGAGAAATATGGGTATTTGTTGGAAGGTGAAAAGGAAGAGGAGATGGGGTTGATTGAGGATGGTTCGAAGAGGGTGAAGGTTGTTACCGATGGATATGGGACGTCGGATCAGCCATTAGCGACGTTGGAGGGGTGGAAATATGTATCGAAGAATTTGTTGATGTATCATCCGGCGGATAATGGGGAAGTAGCGTTGACGGAAGAGGAAAGAGCGGTGAGACTTAATGGATTGACGAAAGAAGTTAGTAAGGTGAATACGAGGTTTCATGGTAAGATGATGGAATCGCAGCAGTCGAGAGAGGATGAGACGGTGGCTGTGCTTTATGCCCCTGTTAATGGGGGAACTCCGGTTCCGTTCCATGACAGAGGGGACAAGACGAAGAAGTATGATTTGGATGATCTAAGGAAGACACCGAATCAGTTCTTTGTTGAGTCGGGAAAGAAGGCTGAGAATGGGTATAGTTTTGTGAGTACTCCTTCACCCGCACCTGGTGTGGATGAATCACCGTTTATAACCTGGGGAGAAATTGAAGGAACGCCTTTGCGGTTGGAGCAGGAGGATACGCCTGTTGATATTGGTGGAAGTGGTGAAGGTCCTCAGTATAAGATTCCAAATCCACCCTCTAGAGATGTAAAGGCGCATTCTTTATCTCGTGAAGCTGCTCGTAAGTTGAGGGAGAGGTCAAAGATGTTTCAGAAACCACCATTGCATACACCAGTTAGAGGAGGGAGTGCTAGTCCAGGTGCACGCACTCTTTCGCCTGCTGCACAGAAGTTTATGCGGAAAGCAATCGCCAAGTCTTCTCACTCTTTAGATGAATCTCTCCGAGCAAGTTACCGTGGTGCAAGTCCTGGACCGAGTACTCCGAAAACTGGCAGGAGTTTATCAAGGCTAGGAAGAGAAGGTAGTCTAGATTCCAAGTCACCATCTGTAAGAGAAGGATCTAATCCTCCTTGGTAATTGTATTATAGCAATGTTATATTGGTAATTACCTgttccttatcaaaaaaaaaatattggtaGTTACCTGTTAACTGTACTAAATCTTTGTCTCTTTTACCTAAGATTTACTAAATGTTGTCTTTGCATCAGTTGATGGCTGTAAATGTTGACATCTTGGATTTGCTAGTTATGATTATGCATAATCCCTTTTTCTTGTGTTGCTTGTCAAAAGTAAGTTGAGCTATTCCCTTATGGGAAAGCTGCTTATCCATTTGAACTTCATTTGAAAGCAATGAACAATTCTCGGGTTGCAAACTGAtgtgtgttttttttaatatcaaaatttccgttattttgattcttttgtagcttaacttttttttcttttgctgtTTGTCCATGTTTTTGTTAGTTGTAAAGGTGTAACTGTATTCATGATCAAGTAGCACTGAGAACTCATGCCGGGAATATCAGTTTTAATTGAAGCAAGTTTATAATTCATGTGTTCACAAGTTATGTGACCTTGTACTCTCAAAAACAGCCATATTTATCGATTTGCACCTTTTGAACCAAAAATCGCAGCTTCAATGAAGAAGACATTGTTGTCTTTTGAATCTATTCAGTCGCAAAACATGAAGCATGAGAGAAATTTGGTACAAACAAATAGTTTCTAATTGGTTGGGTTTAACACAGTGGTCGGGTTATTTCTAGTCAGGCACGTGGACAAATAATCAGTGTCATCTATATAACTTAAGCCTCACATGTGACATCTCATAATTCTGTTAAAAGATAGGTATTTTTAGCCCAAAAGTTGAATGTTAAGGGctagttatgattatgaatcaTCCGTTTTTCTTGTATTGCTTATCAAAAGTTATTTATCACTTTATGGACTGATAGAGCTTTAGTTTTCTCAAGTAAGTTGAGCCAATTCTTGGGTAGCAAACCGATGagtgtttatttttaataataaatttccGTTATTTTGATTCTTTTGTAGCTTAGCTTGTTTTCTTTTGCAGTTTCTCCATGTTTTCGTTAGTTGTAAAGGTGTAATTGTATTCATGACCAAGTAGCACTTAGAACTTATTAGCTATTAGAGCTACTGGTTATTTACTTGCTTAGCTTTCTGCAACTAGTCCTGGAGGGAATATCTGTTTTAATTGAAGCAAATTTATATTCCACTTGTTCACAAGTTATGTGACCTTGAGGGGGAAAAGAAGAAACTAAATATTCATTTTCCGACCACTTGAGCTTACTATTAACATATAGATACCTCATTTCAATTGTGCTGTTGTTGAACCAAATGTATGCAACTTCTAAAGAGGAGATTGGTGGGTGTGGGAAATCAGTTGACAGATTCGTGGAGGATAGTTATATTTGAGGTCAAGGTCGTGTAGTAGTGTGCTTAATACAGGTTTTGTTGTGGCATGTAGATAGGGGTGAGGCCGAGGTGACAGCTTGTCAGGTAGAACCTAATGTAGTTCAGACTTTTGTGAAGTCCTCTGCTAGAGAATCAGATGTGCGCTTGTGTTGTCGCTTCGTAATATTTGGTGCCACCACTAGAATGTACTTTCACCAGTCCAGGTATGTCATGGGAGTTTGTAAATGGTGCTATTGGCAGAGTAGTCGTGTAGCTGATGGTTGGAATTTCCTTATATCAATAAATCTTCTGTCTGACAAAATGCAGTGGGTCCATTCAAATCCATTGTTCTGCTGCGTTTTAGCTATCTTCTTTTCCTTTCGTGGCGCGCAAAGGCCCGCATCATACAATTCTTTCCGGTGATTTTTCCAGAAGAATTTCACTTCATTGCAGGTTAGGATATTTGATTCCTTGACATCTTTATCCTAGGACTCCTCGTGTCTAGTAAACTAGCCAAAGTGGAACGGTGCATATTGGACTATGGAAGACCAAGTTCCTTTTTTAAGGCCATCTATGGTCTCTTTGAATTGgattggaaaaaaatgattagGAGCCTTCAGTGATAGAGAATTTGCTTGCTCTCGGGTTTTTGGGGTTCCACTCGTTGTCAGCTCTGGTCTACATATTAGTTATAATTCCATTGTCAGAGCAATTTTGCTCGCTTTCCATCTTGTCTCTAGTGAAAAAAAAGAGCAGACTGTTATGTTCATGTTGTAGTGCGGTAGGGTTGAGCAATCTTTTC from the Lycium ferocissimum isolate CSIRO_LF1 chromosome 11, AGI_CSIRO_Lferr_CH_V1, whole genome shotgun sequence genome contains:
- the LOC132035976 gene encoding uncharacterized protein LOC132035976; this encodes MLLSPGHSPRHLSTPSPSPSQNPNNSSTLQPLPTTNNKRNSNKVLDEDTYVAAIEKIIERDFFPDIPKLRDRLDWLEAVRTRDPVQIRDAQLKIIERRGNRAIGSNTEGKLQTPSSSSTFFRNSSTTPFDNDLYKTPITPNGNCFTTAGNNVVGEADKVDVSLTLDEFFRRYTSEDNESFSKIIEKVNRKRKEKYGYLLEGEKEEEMGLIEDGSKRVKVVTDGYGTSDQPLATLEGWKYVSKNLLMYHPADNGEVALTEEERAVRLNGLTKEVSKVNTRFHGKMMESQQSREDETVAVLYAPVNGGTPVPFHDRGDKTKKYDLDDLRKTPNQFFVESGKKAENGYSFVSTPSPAPGVDESPFITWGEIEGTPLRLEQEDTPVDIGGSGEGPQYKIPNPPSRDVKAHSLSREAARKLRERSKMFQKPPLHTPVRGGSASPGARTLSPAAQKFMRKAIAKSSHSLDESLRASYRGASPGPSTPKTGRSLSRLGREGSLDSKSPSVREGSNPPW